A single window of Nicotiana sylvestris chromosome 5, ASM39365v2, whole genome shotgun sequence DNA harbors:
- the LOC104236752 gene encoding laccase-6, translating into MINLVNTLFIYFCLTFLLYSNYSNSVKGFTSQWPRGRSTKFYDFKVQTTRITKLCNTKDIPTINGMYPGPAIYAQEDDKVIVRVTNESPYNITIHWHGIRQRLSCWYDGPSYITQCPIQTGQNFMYEFTLVQQKGTFFWHAHVSWLRATVYGAIIVYPKKGVPYPFKFPYEEHIIILGEYWMKDIMQVEQAVLASGGAPPPADAFTINGHPGSNYNCSANDFYKIDVVPGKTYLLRIINAALNQEHFFAIANHKLTIIEVDAEYTKPLTTDRVMVGPGQTLNVLVTTDQPIARYSMAMGPYQSAKNVSFQNISSIAYFQYYGARENDLSLSAALPRFDDNLAVKTVMDGLRSLNPVAFPKEIDKNLFLTIGLNVQKCRSKNPQKDCQAKGGGVMAASMNNISFIKPNISILEAYYKKINGYFTQDFPGVPLKFYDFVNGAPNNAPNDTNSLNGTRTYVLDYGTRVQLILQDTGTVTTENHPIHLHGYSFYVVGYGTGNYDPETANFNLVDPPYMNTIGVPVGGWAAIRFIADNPGAWFMHCHLEIHLSWGLSVVFIVKNGDGPLERLPHPPADLPKC; encoded by the exons ATGATAAACTTGGTCAATacattatttatttacttctgcTTAACCTTTTTACTGTACAGTAATTACAGCAACAGTGTTAAAGGTTTTACATCACAATGGCCAAGAGGCAGATCAACAAAATTCTATGACTTCAAG gTGCAAACAACTAGAATAACTAAGCTATGTAACACCAAAGACATTCCAACCATCAATGGAATGTATCCAGGTCCAGCTATTTATGCTCAAGAAGACGATAAAGTTATCGTCAGAGTAACTAATGAATCTCCATACAATATCACAATCCACTG GCATGGAATCCGGCAGAGGCTATCGTGTTGGTATGATGGCCCTTCTTACATTACACAATGCCCCatacaaactggacaaaactttATGTACGAGTTTACTCTGGTACAACAGAAGGGCACATTTTTCTGGCATGCTCATGTTTCGTGGCTTCGAGCCACTGTTTATGGCGCCATTATTGTTTACCCTAAGAAGGGTGTCCCTTACCCTTTCAAGTTTCCCTATGAAGAGCATATCATCATTTTAG GAGAGTATTGGATGAAAGACATCATGCAAGTTGAGCAGGCAGTTCTAGCTAGCGGTGGAGCGCCCCCACCTGCTGATGCTTTTACCATCAATGGCCACCCCGGCTCTAACTATAATTGCTCCGCTAATG ATTTTTATAAAATAGATGTGGTTCCTGGGAAGACATACCTGTTAAGGATAATCAATGCAGCTTTGAACCAGGAGCATTTCTTTGCCATTGCAAATCACAAGTTGACAATCATTGAAGTTGATGCAGAGTACACAAAGCCATTGACAACGGACCGAGTCATGGTCGGTCCAGGTCAAACCCTAAATGTCCTAGTCACTACCGATCAACCCATAGCAAGATATTCAATGGCCATGGGACCTTACCAATCTGCTAAGAATGTCTCATTTCAAAACATATCATCAATTGCTTACTTCCAATATTATGGTGCCAGAGAAAACGACTTAAGTTTATCTGCAGCTTTACCGCGTTTTGACGATAACCTTGCAGTTAAGACAGTCATGGACGGGCTTAGAAGTCTTAATCCTGTAGCTTTTCCTAAGGAGATTGACAAAAACCTATTCTTGACAATTGGACTAAACGTGCAAAAATGCCGGTCCAAGAATCCCCAAAAAGATTGCCAAGCTAAAGGGGGTGGAGTCATGGCTGCTTCAATGAATAACATCAGCTTTATTAAACCTAACATCTCAATTTTAGAAGCTTACTACAAGAAAATCAATGGGTACTTCACTCAAGATTTTCCCGGGGTACCCCTGAAGTTCTATGATTTCGTGAACGGGGCACCTAATAACGCTCCTAATGACACAAATTCTCTAAATGGAACTAGAACCTATGTCCTTGACTATGGGACTAGGGTTCAACTTATTCTACAGGACACCGGAACTGTCACAACGGAGAACCACCCTATTCATTTACATGGCTACAGCTTTTATGTTGTGGGCTACGGTACCGGAAACTATGATCCGGAAACAGCCAACTTCAATCTGGTAGATCCACCATACATGAATACAATTGGAGTTCCAGTAGGTGGATGGGCTGCCATTCGATTCATTGCTGACAATCCAG GGGCATGGTTTATGCACTGTCATTTGGAGATACATTTATCTTGGGGCTTATCGGTGGTGTTCATTGTGAAGAACGGGGACGGGCCACTAGAAAGACTTCCTCATCCTCCAGCAGACTTGCCCAAATGCTAG
- the LOC104236751 gene encoding pyridoxine/pyridoxamine 5'-phosphate oxidase 2 — MSSSATAPWKQLLLKSLSSNSHLKHSTYFQLATVGSNGRPSNRTVVFRGFQDGTNKIQINTDSRSRKIEELKHCPFAEVCWYFTETWEQFRIHGRVDMIDASNSDPDKLKQREAAWFAGSVRSRLQYLGLTPGIPSLDEQPSHDSLDPSAGPVDAFCLLILDPEKVDYLNLKSNDRLSFTAGQSVNVPDEINQLNLKHMRTKVPHPNL, encoded by the exons ATGAGTAGCTCTGCAACAGCGCCATGGAAGCAGCTTCTTCTCAAGTCCCTCAGCTCCAATTCCCATCTTAAGCATTCCACCTACTTTCAGCTC GCAACTGTTGGATCCAATGGCCGACCCTCTAATCGAACTGTTGTCTTCAG AGGGTTTCAAGATGGTACTAACAAGATTCAAATTAATACTGACTCACGAAGCCGCAAG ATTGAAGAACTTAAGCATTGCCCATTCGCAGAG GTATGCTGGTATTTCACTGAAACTTGGGAACAATTCCGAATTCATGGACGAGTAGATATGATTGATGCATCAAATTCTGACCCAGATAAGCTCAAG CAAAGAGAGGCAGCTTGGTTTGCTGGTTCGGTGAGATCAAGACTACAGTATTTGGGGCTTACTCCAGGGATTCCTTCTCTAGATGAACAACCATCACACGATTCATTGGATCCCTCGGCTGGTCCAGTTGATGCATTCTGCCTTCTAATTTTGGACCCTGAGAAG GTTGATTATCTGAATTTGAAGAGTAATGACAGGCTGTCATTTACGGCCGGACAAAGTGTCAATG TTCCTGATGAAATCAATCAGCTGAATTTGAAGCACATGCGTACTAAGGTACCTCATCCTAACCTCTAA
- the LOC104223890 gene encoding protein LEAD-SENSITIVE 1-like has protein sequence MMGLLTNRVEKNEIKAGDHIYTYRAVFAYSHHGIFVGGSKVVHFNRIETSGSSDVAEEISDISSSCPTFPDCGFKLPNSGVVLSCLDCFLRNGSLYIFEYGVSPSVFLTKVRGGTCTTAASDPRETVIHRAMYLLQNGFGNYDVFQNNCEDFALYCKTGLVTVDRLGVGSSGQASSVVGAPLAALLSSPLKLLIPSPVGVATVTAGMYCMSRYATDIGVRSDVVKVAVEELAVKLGCRSSNEIVEHEAYNRGTAS, from the exons ATGATGGGGTTGTTGACAAATAGAGTGGAGAAGAATGAGATCAAAGCAGGAGATCATATTTACACTTACAGAGCTGTTTTTGCTTATTCCCACCATG GCATTTTTGTTGGTGGAAGCAAAGTGGTCCATTTTAACCGTATCGAGACTTCTGGCTCTTCTGATGTTGCTGAGGAAATATCAGACATTTCTTCTTCATGTCCAACTTTTCCTGATTGTGGATTTAAGCTACCTAACAGTGGCGTCGTTCTTTCTTGTCTGGATTGCTTTCTCCGCAATGGTTCACTCTACATCTTCGAGTATGGAGTAAGCCCATCCGTTTTCCTTACCAAAGTGCGAGGAGGCACTTGCACTACTGCAGCATCAGACCCTCGGGAGACAGTCATACACCGAGCAATGTATCTTCTTCAAAATGGATTCGGAAACTATGATGTGTTCCAAAATAATTGTGAGGACTTTGCGTTGTATTGCAAAACAGGTCTTGTGACAGTTGATAGACTCGGTGTTGGAAGCAGCGGACAAGCTTCTTCTGTTGTTGGCGCTCCTTTAGCCGCGCTTCTTTCCTCACCTCTGAAGTTGCTAATTCCTAGTCCTGTTGGTGTTGCCACAGTAACAGCAGGAATGTATTGTATGAGCAGATACGCGACTGACATTGGCGTTCGAAGTGATGTTGTCAAAGTAGCAGTTGAAGAACTTGCAGTAAAACTTGGCTGCAGAAGCAGCAATGAGATTGTAGAACATGAGGCTTATAATAGGGGAACTGCAAGCTGA